TGCGGACGAGCCGCACGCCTACCTTTCGGGGCACATCCTCGAGTGCATGGCCGCCTCGGACAATGTCGTGCGTGCGGGCCTCAcgcccaaggcgcgcgacgtcgaggtgctggtCGACATGCTTACATACCaaagcgcacgcgccaagGACCAGATcctgcacgcgccgcagtgggacggcgacgcggcaaaGCCGAACGCGACGTGCCTGTACGACCCTCCGATCGAGGAGTTCTCGGTGCTGGTCACGACGCTCGTGCCGGGCTCGCAAACGAGCAGCCAGCGCGCGATCGACGGCCcgtcgctcgtgctggTCGTTGAGGGGAAGGGCACGCTCAAGGTCGACGGacaggcgcacgagctgtACGCCGGTCTGGTGCTCTTTGTCGGTGCCGCAACGCCGATCGAGCTGGAGACGAGCGAGTCGGTGACAGTCGCACGCGCATTTATTGAGGTTGCATGAGGTGTTTTGCTTCGGCGTGGACCACACATTGCATCTGGATCATTTGTTTCGCAGGTAGGCCTTTTGTTCTAGTAACTACATAATTATTGCTTGCGTTCTGTGCAAAAAGACTCGGGGATGAGACCTAGACAGCCTACAAAGAGCCAAGCAGGGTAGTCGGCGGGCGCAATCGGAAAGGAATGACCTGCTGAGCAAGTCAGCCGGACCCTTTCAACCCCCCCTCTACCCCTCCAAGCCTCTGCGAAGCCTGTAACAAGCCGCCTCGCCTCGCCATCCACAATTCGCTCCCACCTCTCGCACTTCTACTGTGTGTTAGCCAAGTCCCAAAAGAAAGGTGAAGTCAGAGTAACTATGACAATTTGGCTGCACAGAGTCTTTGCTCCGAAGAGCTCGAGCCGGTAGGCAAATTGGTCATCCTACAATGACATGGCACCGATACGTACATGAAGGTCCCTGGCAAGAGCGCTgccgcagcaggcgcttcCACTTTTTTCGCGCAGCCTACGAGGCCCCCGAAACATGGCAATCTGCTGACAAAGCCCGGCCCTGCAAAGCGCGGCGTCCGTCCGAAGACGAAGGAGCGCAGGCGAGCCGCTGCACGCCTATCCTACCTCTGCAGAGCCTCGttgagctcgcggcggatCGGCAGTGCGTGAGGAGTGCCGAGCCGCGGAGCATGGCCGATGCGCGGACGTCCGCTAGTGTCACGTCCGCCATGGCCCCATGCGCCTAGACATGGTGCATatgccgctgcgctgcgccctgTCGCGCGGCCAGCGGCGTATCCAGCCTGGGGGCGGGCGTATGCAGTGCCCCCCCCCGCGCTGCCTGGAGCAGTGCCCCACTTATACCACACCGATACACACCCAGAAAGCTCGCGGACGCCAGCGCGGCTCCGTGCCGTCCGCGAAGAACTCGCGCGACTCCCTGCCGAGTCGCCGTCTTTTGCACACGCCATGGACGCGCTCCGTGACGAGCTCACACGCATGACGGCCCCGTCTcccgacgcgccgatcTACTTTGATATCCACGCCCTCTTTTTTGGGTGCATTCGCCGCCTTCTTCGTGCGAACGAgcagagcgcggcgctcgccctcgaTGCTTTGAgccgccttgcgctgcccCGGGCGCTCTGCGACAAGCACCGCGCGCTAGCACTACAGGTGCTTGCAGCGGCGGACGACGCCTCGTTCGCTgtcgcctggcgcgcggtgcgccggcTTCTTCCGGacgccgtgccgagcgagacgACACCCGCAGTGCGCGCGCTGTTGCGCGCCAACCGCGTTGGGCATGCGTGCCGCATTGTGCAGTGGCATGTACGTCGCTTTTGGCGcaacggcgcgccgccgccgtcgcacgCGCTGATGCACAACGTCATGGTCCAGATGCGGCACTGCGCCGAGATCCTGCCTGACGCCGCCCCACTCCTCCAGGCATCGTataccgaggcgctcgcgcacctcggcacgTTGCTGCGCGAAAACTATTTGCCTCTgcccggcgcacgcgaAGACGTGGCATGGCTCATCAAGTTGCTCTATACCTACGATGCGCGGTGCCTCCCGCGGCaggagcgtgcgtcgcgcgcgattCAGACGTCTCTGCCGATTTACGTGGAGCGCTTGTCGCACGGGCGAGGGCCGCCCCTCTCGCCGTACGCATACAATGCGCTGGTACAGTACACGCTGCACCACGCAAAAAACCCGCGCTGGTGCCGACGTGTCTTGGAGCACATGACTcaggagcgcacgccgccgctcccTCCGTCGGCCGCGATGGTGACTATCCTTCTCCggcaggcgacgcgccagcgcatGGCCGCCCTCGGTGCGTATGCGTTGGAGCTGCATGCCGGCGACGAAAATCCACGCGACGTCCCGCAgccaagcgccgcccgcctcctgcgccacgtcgaggaggcggtGGAAGAGCGCGATACGCATCGCCTCATTGCGCTGCTCCAGTACATCACCGCACTGCAGCTCAAGAGCGCCAAGCGGCCCGgtggcgtgcgcgcgacgagcgtcgcgcagcgcctctttccccgcgcgcggcgtgccgccggcgccgagcgcccggATGCGCGGATCGGCACCGCGGCACtgacgctcgccgccaaGGCGGGCAAGTTTgggcttgcgctgcgcatctGGCGCTGGATGAAGCAGAGCAGCAAAGAGGTGCCCATCTCGCTGCCCGCCGCGACCGTGCTCATGCAGCTCTTctgcgacgcgtcgcggcggccacgcacgctgctTCCCCGCTgggcctcgcgcggcgcccgccgcccgccaccggagcaggtgcgcgtGATGGCACTCGAAGAGTACGCGTGGCTCCTGCGCCACTGGTTCGCCAGCGacagtgcgccgcctgatGCGCGCTTCTTTCGCCCGTTGCTACGCGTCCTGCGGCGTACGGCACTCCCGCACGACcccgcgctcgtgcgcgtgctggCCGACATGGCAGTGCTTGGCTTGGAGCCAGGCCCATACCCTAGTACGTAGGAGGATGCGCTACAACTCTACAGTTTTTGCAAGTAGGCCCCGGGAACCAGACCCCGTTTTGTGGGCTCGTCCAGGCGCTGGGCAAGGACCCAGCCCCCGTCAATGTCACGGAGGacgtgcagctgcgtgccgctcgcgacgctcagcTCGTTGCTGGACTCGGCACGAAAGTCGTACATCGCAATAAATagaggcggcgcgtcagACGCTGCTTTCAAGGAGGGGAGAACGGACCCGCGtccgtcgcggcgctcgtcaccGTCGTCAAACGCAAAGTCGCGGATGTGCATtacgccgcgctgcgccagttCGAGCGTGAGTGACTCGGTATtgcccggcgcgcgggGAGACAGTGCGGCAGTGATGGATGTAGGCCCTTGTAATGTGCTTGCAGAGTTTTCAGGGCTCTCCACAAGCTgggtgccgagcgagccAGATCCCGCGTCTGTCAACACGGACATGCTGCGCACCCAGCCACGGTTGTAGAACAAATGAAGAGTTTCCACCTCCACATGGGTTAccccaggcggcgctggcggtgCGTGAGGAGGGTGTGATCGATAGAGGAGATAGACAGGCAGAAAGGCTAGGCAACTATGAAAGACGACCGGACAGCATGTCGTCCGccgccaggcgccgcgccgcgcgcggaaCCACGACGACTATCACGTGGTGCGGACGTGCGAGCCTCCACGTCATGGCCATCGTGTGGACCTTTCAGGGGGCGCTTGCGGCCGCCGAAGGTGGCGAGCCACATGCGCCTGTAGCATGCACACTCGCGCATGCGAGTGCAGAGATCCGCCGTACagcggcggcagcagccAAGCACGTCCGCGTCACTCCGATGGACCTGCGTGTGCTGCTCTACGATAAGAGCTCGATGCGTGCGATCCACATtcccgccgagcacgacggcgacgcggtgggCCAGGTCTGGCACACGCGCGACCCAGCGTACATTGCAGCGTCGATCCCGTCGTGGTCAGAGCGgggacgcggcgtgcccgTGTCGCTCGTGCAGTCGGACGATGcacagcgcgtcgtctgGTGCCGCAACCACAGCCTGTCCGtgcgcgatgccgacgcggtacgcacgctgctcatGCAGCTCCCGACCCTTTTggcggatgcgccgccgcggggCAAGTCGGGGACCGCACACGTCTATTACAAGCGCCCTGCCGGCCAGGCACACCGAGATACCAACGTGAAtgcggtgcgtgcgatcgtcggcgcgctgcggaaTGAGCAGGCCCTCGAAATCGCATGCTTCTCATGGGATCACTCGCATCCAGGCGGATCGTTTGCAAAGTGGCCGACGCCAGGAGAAGCGGCGCCCCTGCTCGACGATAGGGTGTGGTCGGCGTGCCTCGCCGTGTGCGATCCGGCATGGGCCGCCGCACAGTCGCGCGAGAGCGAAATGGTGCAGGATACACTGGCAGCAACTGCTGCAGCGGCCGTCGTTGCGGCCGCCAAGtcggtggcggcggcgaacCACGAGGCAGAGCACGACACCGAAAAAGACCAGGAAAAGGCCGAGGCTACACCAAAGGAGAGCAAGGCCGCCGACATCACGTCCAAGGCTCAGGTGGACAAGCCTGCCGCGTCCACGCCTGCGCACGAGACGGAAAAGACTGCTACGACCCCTGCCAAGAGGGAAACGGCCCAAGAAGCGACGCCAGACCCAGCAGAGGATGACGATGCACCCACCAAGACTACATTGGACGCTGCCGATACCGACGCATCCTCGAAAGCCGTGCATGATCctgccgaggtcgacgacggcTCTATGCCCGACCCCTCGGAAATCGACAAGATTCAGAGCGCATCGCTCAATACAGACGAGCTACTTGACGAGCTCCAGCGTGGCTTTTCGCGCCTGGTCAGCGATGCAGCTGATCGCCCGGCATGGTGCAACATCTGCCAAAAGACGCTGTACAAGGACCGCTACAAGTGCATCTCATGCCCGAACTGGGACGCATGTCAAGCGTGTGTCGCCCAGGCTGCGACCGTGCACCCCGGCCACAAGCTGCTGCTTCTTGCCGATGCCGACTCTGTCCCTAAGGACGCATACCCCACCCAGTGggtcgcgcacgtcggcgtcgactGTGACGTGTGCCAGAAAGAGATTGTCGGGCCACGGTACAAGTGCACGCTGTGCGAAGACTACGACCTGTGCACGTCGTGCGAAGCCAGTCCTCTGCAAGCCCACCACCACCAAGACGGAAAAGAGCATACGTTTGTCAAGCTCGATACGCCCGAagacgccgacgcgtgGGAGCGTCACGCGGCCAagcacggcgccgacgtgcagcCGATCCTCGATGCCTTGTCGCATGCACAAGCGCTCGTGCcccacgccgaggcgcgcgagagGCCCACTTCAGGCGgtgacgctgcgcacgcgacgctcggcgtgctcggtgGCCTGCTTGGCATCGGCcaggccgtgctcgacaaCCCTGTGCTTCAAGACCTGGTGCCCGGCCTGCGCATAGCGTCGCTCTTTGCGTCTGCGTTGCAAGCCAGCGAAAATGGCACGCCATTTGTGGACATGCAAAAACTGGCGGATGCCATCTTTCACGTCCTGCACCACGCGCAGCCCGGCCCGAGTCAGGACGAGCACGAGACCGCGCCATGCCCCGACCCCGTGGAGCCGGCAGAGAGCgaaggcgcggcgccgtacTATGTCccgaccgtgcgcacccCTCATATCGAGCAAGCTGACCTGAGTGACGATGACTGGGAGCATGCCTCGCGCGATTTGCACGATAGCCAAGCGCTGCAGGACGCCATGGAAGAGGCGCTCCGCAGCGCACGTCCGTAGCCCGATCGCCCGATTCACCACCATGTTGCCGATTGCGAACCTGCTGGTCAGTGTCGGGGGCAGCTTTTTGTTCGTGCGGGGCTCGTTcctggcgcgcgacctGGTCAATCGCTATGTGTCTCAGCCCTACATGGTAGGTCCTTTCGCTAATGCAGGACGAAATCTTCCATGTTCCCCAGGCCGAGCGAATCTGCCGCGGGGTGATGGAGTGGGATCCCAAGATTACCACGCCGGCGGGCCTGTACTATGTGCCGGTGCTCTACCAGCGCATTGCGCCGCTCATTGGGCTTCCTTCGAGTTGTGAGGACATTACGACGCTCGAGTGGCTGCGCTCGGTCTCGTTCGTGTGCATGATTCTCTTTTGCGGCGTGATCATGGCCAGCATCACCAGGAACCAGACCAGCATGTCGGTGTATGCGCCGCTGTACCGCTCGCTGGTGACGCTTGCAGTGGTTTCGCTGCCTCCGATGTATTTCTTTGGCTTTCTGTACTACACAGACATGCTGAGCACCTTTCTCGTCTTTCTCGCACTGACCTTCTCTCAGATGGAGGAGCACTTTACCGCATcgctgctcggcatgcTGGCCATGACGGTGCGCCAGAACAACGTGGTGTGGGTCGCATTTATGATCGGGCAGGCGATGCTCGcggagctgcgccggcacgcgccgggcCTGGCATGGTcgcgtacgccgccgctTGGTCTCCTGCTCAAAAAGAGTGTGTGGGAAGACCTCGGGGGAATCGAGCTGCCGTACATTCCCGCCATCTTTGGCTTTGTCGGTTTCGTGCTCTGGAATCAGGGCAgcctcgcgctgggcgacAAGAGCAACCACCAGGTCACCTTTCACCTCCCCCAGCTCGGCTACTTTTTCGCGTTTGCGCTCTTTTTTGGGTGGCCCGCGCTGGTGCCGCACatgcgcctgcgcatccGCCGCAAGCAGGTGCTCATCTTTGCCGCGCTGACCGCGCTGGGCCTAGTCGCAGTGCACTTTTTCACGGTGGTGCACCCCTTTTTGCTGGCAGACAATCGTCACTACACCTTTTACGTGTGGCGCCGCAttgtcgacgtgcgcccGTGGGCGCGCTACGCGCTCGTCCCGGTCTATGTCGCAAGCGCCATGCTCTGGATCTCGGCACTTGGTACGTACCTGCGCTTACCCAGCCAAAACGCGGTGCGCGTTCTGGATTGCGGGCTTTGTCGGGGCGACGGCGCTTGCCGTGGTTCCCACGCCGCTGATTGAGCCGCGGTACTTTGTGGTACCGTACATCATCATGCGCCTCGAAGTGGCGCGCGCAACGACTGTCCGGCCGAGGGTGCTGGCGCTAAtcgccgtcgaggtgctATGGAATGCGGCGTTGAATGCGGAAACGATCTATGTCTTCTGTAAGCGGCCATTCTCTTGGGCCCATGAATTAGGCATCCAGCGGTTTATGTGGTAATTAGACACGTCCAGCACGCTTCccacgctcctcctcgtggGCCTTGCGAACGAGCTCGACCGAGGCATCGTAGGCCGTCTCGCGCCATTTGATCGACTCCTCGCAgttggcgagc
The sequence above is a segment of the Malassezia japonica chromosome 6, complete sequence genome. Coding sequences within it:
- a CDS encoding uncharacterized protein (EggNog:ENOG503PFSM) produces the protein MDALRDELTRMTAPSPDAPIYFDIHALFFGCIRRLLRANEQSAALALDALSRLALPRALCDKHRALALQVLAAADDASFAVAWRAVRRLLPDAVPSETTPAVRALLRANRVGHACRIVQWHVRRFWRNGAPPPSHALMHNVMVQMRHCAEILPDAAPLLQASYTEALAHLGTLLRENYLPLPGAREDVAWLIKLLYTYDARCLPRQERASRAIQTSLPIYVERLSHGRGPPLSPYAYNALVQYTLHHAKNPRWCRRVLEHMTQERTPPLPPSAAMVTILLRQATRQRMAALGAYALELHAGDENPRDVPQPSAARLLRHVEEAVEERDTHRLIALLQYITALQLKSAKRPGGVRATSVAQRLFPRARRAAGAERPDARIGTAALTLAAKAGKFGLALRIWRWMKQSSKEVPISLPAATVLMQLFCDASRRPRTLLPRWASRGARRPPPEQVRVMALEEYAWLLRHWFASDSAPPDARFFRPLLRVLRRTALPHDPALVRVLADMAVLGLEPGPYPST
- a CDS encoding uncharacterized protein (COG:S; EggNog:ENOG503NTYG); this encodes MAIVWTFQGALAAAEGGEPHAPVACTLAHASAEIRRTAAAAAKHVRVTPMDLRVLLYDKSSMRAIHIPAEHDGDAVGQVWHTRDPAYIAASIPSWSERGRGVPVSLVQSDDAQRVVWCRNHSLSVRDADAVRTLLMQLPTLLADAPPRGKSGTAHVYYKRPAGQAHRDTNVNAVRAIVGALRNEQALEIACFSWDHSHPGGSFAKWPTPGEAAPLLDDRVWSACLAVCDPAWAAAQSRESEMVQDTLAATAAAAVVAAAKSVAAANHEAEHDTEKDQEKAEATPKESKAADITSKAQVDKPAASTPAHETEKTATTPAKRETAQEATPDPAEDDDAPTKTTLDAADTDASSKAVHDPAEVDDGSMPDPSEIDKIQSASLNTDELLDELQRGFSRLVSDAADRPAWCNICQKTLYKDRYKCISCPNWDACQACVAQAATVHPGHKLLLLADADSVPKDAYPTQWVAHVGVDCDVCQKEIVGPRYKCTLCEDYDLCTSCEASPLQAHHHQDGKEHTFVKLDTPEDADAWERHAAKHGADVQPILDALSHAQALVPHAEARERPTSGGDAAHATLGVLGGLLGIGQAVLDNPVLQDLVPGLRIASLFASALQASENGTPFVDMQKLADAIFHVLHHAQPGPSQDEHETAPCPDPVEPAESEGAAPYYVPTVRTPHIEQADLSDDDWEHASRDLHDSQALQDAMEEALRSARP
- the ALG10 gene encoding dolichyl-P-Glc:Glc2Man9GlcNAc2-PP-dolichol alpha-1,2-glucosyltransferase (BUSCO:EOG0926300R; TransMembrane:9 (n7-18c24/25o94-115i127-151o171-196i231-252o272-289i301-326o346-365i372-392o418-441i); EggNog:ENOG503NXZQ; COG:I; COG:K; COG:O; COG:T) yields the protein MLPIANLLVSVGGSFLFVRGSFLARDLVNRYVSQPYMDEIFHVPQAERICRGVMEWDPKITTPAGLYYVPVLYQRIAPLIGLPSSCEDITTLEWLRSVSFVCMILFCGVIMASITRNQTSMSVYAPLYRSLVTLAVVSLPPMYFFGFLYYTDMLSTFLVFLALTFSQMEEHFTASLLGMLAMTVRQNNVVWVAFMIGQAMLAELRRHAPGLAWSRTPPLGLLLKKSVWEDLGGIELPYIPAIFGFVGFVLWNQGSLALGDKSNHQVTFHLPQLGYFFAFALFFGWPALVPHMRLRIRRKQVLIFAALTALGLVAVHFFTVVHPFLLADNRHYTFYVWRRIVDVRPWARYALVPVYVASAMLWISALAKTRCAFWIAGFVGATALAVVPTPLIEPRYFVVPYIIMRLEVARATTVRPRVLALIAVEVLWNAALNAETIYVFCIQRFMW